The proteins below come from a single Piscinibacter gummiphilus genomic window:
- a CDS encoding homoserine dehydrogenase, protein MKPIQVGLLGIGTVGSGTFNVLQRNQEEIRRRAGRGIQITMVADLDTARAKSVVGDGAKVVGDAREVIANPEIDIVIELIGGYGIAKTLVMEAIAAGKHVVTANKALLAVHGTEIFAAAHAKGVIVAFEAAVAGGIPIIKALREGLTANRIEWIAGIINGTTNFILSEMRAKGLDFDVVLKEAQRLGYAEADPTFDIEGVDAAHKATIMSAIAFGIPVQFDKAHVEGITKLQAADINYAEQLGYRIKLLGITKRRDKGFELRVHPTLIPSKRLIANVEGAMNAVVVHGDAVGTTLYYGKGAGSEPTASAVIADLVDITRLHTADPDHRVPHLAFQPNELANTPILGMDEVVTSFYLRLQVADQAGVLARITGILAERGISIDALLQRESAEGEAQTDVIILTHDTVEGEMNKAIAQMQALPTVLAPIVRIRKEELN, encoded by the coding sequence ATGAAACCCATCCAAGTCGGCCTCCTCGGCATCGGCACCGTCGGCAGCGGCACGTTCAACGTGCTCCAGCGCAACCAGGAAGAAATCCGCCGCCGTGCGGGCCGCGGTATTCAGATCACCATGGTGGCCGACCTTGACACCGCCCGCGCGAAGTCGGTGGTGGGCGATGGGGCCAAGGTCGTGGGCGACGCCCGCGAGGTGATCGCCAATCCCGAGATCGACATCGTCATCGAGCTGATCGGCGGCTACGGCATCGCCAAGACGCTGGTGATGGAAGCCATCGCCGCGGGCAAGCATGTGGTCACCGCCAACAAGGCGCTGCTTGCGGTGCACGGCACCGAGATCTTCGCCGCCGCACATGCCAAGGGCGTGATCGTCGCCTTCGAAGCGGCCGTGGCCGGTGGCATTCCCATCATCAAGGCACTGCGCGAGGGCCTCACCGCCAACCGCATCGAGTGGATCGCCGGCATCATCAATGGCACCACCAACTTCATCCTGTCGGAGATGCGCGCCAAGGGCCTCGACTTCGACGTGGTGCTGAAGGAAGCGCAACGCCTGGGCTATGCCGAGGCCGACCCGACCTTCGACATCGAAGGCGTGGACGCGGCGCACAAGGCGACCATCATGAGCGCCATCGCCTTCGGCATCCCCGTGCAGTTCGACAAGGCGCATGTCGAGGGGATCACCAAGCTCCAGGCGGCCGACATCAACTACGCCGAGCAGCTGGGTTATCGCATCAAGCTGCTGGGCATCACCAAGCGGCGCGACAAGGGCTTCGAGCTCCGCGTGCACCCGACGCTGATCCCGTCCAAGCGCCTCATCGCCAACGTCGAAGGCGCGATGAACGCCGTGGTGGTCCACGGCGACGCCGTTGGCACGACGCTGTACTACGGCAAGGGCGCGGGCTCGGAGCCCACTGCCTCGGCCGTGATCGCCGATCTCGTCGACATCACCCGCCTGCACACCGCCGACCCCGACCACCGCGTGCCGCACCTCGCCTTCCAGCCAAACGAGCTCGCCAACACGCCGATCCTCGGCATGGACGAAGTGGTCACCTCGTTTTACCTGCGCCTGCAGGTGGCTGACCAGGCCGGCGTGCTGGCACGCATCACCGGCATCCTGGCCGAGCGCGGCATCTCGATCGACGCGCTCTTGCAGCGCGAGTCGGCCGAAGGCGAAGCCCAGACCGATGTGATCATCCTCACGCACGACACCGTGGAAGGCGAGATGAACAAGGCCATCGCCCAGATGCAGGCCTTGCCCACCGTGCTCGCCCCGATCGTCCGCATCCGCAAGGAAGAGCTCAACTGA
- a CDS encoding pyridoxal phosphate-dependent aminotransferase, which translates to MKPIVKSGKLASVAYDIRGPVLEKARQMEDEGQKIIKLNIGNVAAFGLEPPDEIVQDMIRNLPSQVAAGYTDSKGLFAPRKAVVHYTQEKNITGVTVDDVYLGNGASELIAMSLNALLNNGDEVLIPAPDYPLWTAVTGLSGGTPVHYMCDEQADWMPDVADIKRKITSNTRAIVVINPNNPTGTLYPESVLLDIIEVARQHQLIVLVDEIYDKTLYDGNVHTSMASLADDVLFVTFNGLSKNYRACGYRAGWMVVSGEKRHAKDYIEGLNMLASLRLCANTPGQLAIQTALGGYQSIKDLVAPTGRLGRQRDLAHKLLTDIPGVTCVKPKAALYMFPRLDPKMYPIQDDQQFAYELLAEEKVLIVQGTGFNWTQPDHFRVVFLPNSDDLTDAIGRIARFLHHYAKRHH; encoded by the coding sequence TTGAAGCCCATCGTCAAGTCCGGCAAATTGGCCAGCGTGGCCTACGACATCCGCGGGCCGGTGCTGGAAAAGGCCCGCCAGATGGAGGACGAGGGCCAGAAGATCATCAAGCTCAACATCGGCAACGTGGCCGCCTTCGGCCTGGAGCCGCCCGACGAGATCGTGCAGGACATGATCCGCAACCTGCCCTCGCAGGTGGCAGCGGGCTACACCGACAGCAAGGGTCTCTTCGCCCCGCGCAAAGCGGTGGTGCACTACACCCAGGAAAAGAACATCACCGGCGTGACGGTCGACGACGTCTACCTCGGCAACGGCGCCTCCGAGCTGATCGCGATGAGCCTCAATGCGCTGCTCAACAACGGTGACGAGGTGCTGATCCCCGCGCCCGACTACCCGCTGTGGACGGCGGTCACAGGCCTGTCGGGTGGCACGCCAGTGCACTACATGTGCGACGAGCAGGCCGACTGGATGCCCGACGTGGCCGACATCAAGCGCAAGATCACCTCGAACACGCGCGCCATCGTCGTCATCAACCCCAACAACCCGACCGGCACCCTGTACCCCGAAAGCGTGCTGCTCGACATCATCGAAGTGGCGCGCCAGCACCAGCTCATCGTGCTGGTCGACGAGATCTACGACAAGACCCTGTACGACGGCAACGTGCACACCAGCATGGCCTCGTTGGCCGATGACGTGCTCTTCGTCACCTTCAACGGCTTGAGCAAGAACTACCGCGCCTGCGGCTACCGCGCCGGCTGGATGGTGGTGTCGGGCGAGAAGCGCCACGCCAAGGACTACATCGAGGGCCTGAACATGCTGGCCTCGCTGCGTCTGTGCGCCAACACGCCAGGCCAGCTCGCCATCCAGACCGCACTCGGCGGCTACCAGAGCATCAAGGACCTGGTCGCGCCCACCGGTCGCCTGGGCCGCCAGCGTGACCTTGCGCACAAGCTCCTGACCGACATCCCCGGCGTCACCTGCGTCAAGCCCAAGGCCGCGCTCTACATGTTCCCGCGCCTGGACCCGAAGATGTACCCCATCCAGGACGACCAGCAGTTCGCCTACGAGCTGCTCGCCGAAGAGAAGGTGCTGATCGTGCAAGGCACCGGCTTCAACTGGACGCAGCCCGACCACTTCCGCGTGGTCTTCCTGCCCAACAGCGACGACCTCACCGACGCGATCGGCCGCATCGCGCGCTTCCTGCATCACTACGCCAAGCGGCATCACTGA
- a CDS encoding Mth938-like domain-containing protein, whose translation MKLQPDRIEGVNVISGLSADAVSVNGVAHTRSIVIPWVGEVSPWGSAGFEALTADDFDRLAALEPELIIFGSGKRIRFVPPLLLRSLMARRIGIETMDTAAACRTYNVLAGESRKVVAALLLG comes from the coding sequence TTGAAGCTCCAACCTGACCGCATCGAAGGCGTGAACGTCATTTCAGGCCTGAGCGCCGACGCCGTGTCGGTCAACGGCGTGGCCCACACCCGCAGCATCGTGATCCCCTGGGTGGGCGAGGTCAGCCCTTGGGGCAGCGCCGGATTCGAGGCGCTCACCGCAGACGATTTCGACCGGCTGGCAGCGCTGGAACCCGAACTCATCATCTTCGGCAGCGGCAAGCGCATCCGTTTCGTACCACCCCTGTTGCTGCGCAGCCTGATGGCACGTCGCATCGGCATCGAGACGATGGACACCGCAGCCGCTTGCCGCACGTACAACGTGCTGGCCGGCGAGAGCCGCAAGGTCGTCGCGGCCTTGCTCCTGGGCTGA